One genomic window of Punica granatum isolate Tunisia-2019 chromosome 1, ASM765513v2, whole genome shotgun sequence includes the following:
- the LOC116192486 gene encoding uncharacterized protein LOC116192486 isoform X1 — MKCIGCKYTPSAVLGKECSTIEQSANNWASLPRDLLLSILGRLVPEVSDYIHFASVCKDWFSAARDHQALTHKRPFFPVLLIPAKDNSPTHRAGWYNAVENRIVTDSRFRVPYNKRCCSSHGWLIFTEETLALTLFNPLSGATIHLPPVSKVPTKEELGEHRFYDHEYQVQKVVLSADPSMAPGNYEVLAIYEDGRLALFKCGWSTWIHVEWDGLLIREVTYFNGKFYAANVFSLMCLDVCSNKLESNSVSVTLRWPAERPLDSAWPGMTYLVGTPYGHLLWINRIHTYKSIGTHKDVRDDIKECLEASELIEENGCIRYRFTSRFEVYEVKKKEGSTTQLVAEPELIKTLDDMVLFLGHNESLLLSTP, encoded by the exons ATGAAGTGTATCGGTTGCAAATACACGCCTTCTGCTGTGCTCGGCAAGGAATGTTCGACGATAGAGCAGTCGGCGAACAATTGGGCATCGCTGCCGAGAGACCTCTTGCTCTCCATACTGGGAAGACTAGTGCCGGAAGTTTCCGATTATATACACTTTGCTTCTGTATGCAAGGACTGGTTCTCAGCCGCACGCGATCATCAGGCCCTAACTCACAAAAGGCCGTTCTTCCCTGTCCTTCTTATTCCGGCAAAGGACAACAGCCCGACACATCGAG CAGGTTGGTACAATGCGGTCGAGAACAGGATAGTGACGGACTCCCGATTTCGTGTTCCTTATAATAAGAGGTGTTGTAGTTCACATGGATGGTTGATCTTCACCGAGGAGACCTTGGCTTTAACACTCTTTAATCCTTTATCTGGAGCAACCATCCATCTCCCTCCGGTGAGTAAGGTTCCGACTAAAGAAGAACTTGGGGAACACAGGTTTTACGACCACGAATATCAAGTCCAAAAAGTTGTGTTGTCTGCTGATCCTTCTATGGCTCCGGGCAACTATGAGGTTCTTGCCATTTACGAAGACGGAAGGCTGGCCTTGTTTAAGTGCGGATGGAGCACATGGATTCATGTCGAATGGGATGGACTCCTAATCAGAGAAGTAACCTATTTCAACGGAAAGTTTTATGCTGCTAACGTCTTTTCATTGATGTGCCTCGATGTGTGCAGTAACAAACTCGAATCTAACTCCGTCTCTGTTACTCTGAGATGGCCAGCCGAACGGCCACTTGATAGTGCTTGGCCTGGCATGACATACCTTGTTGGGACACCTTACGGACATCTCCTCTGGATTAACAGGATTCATACATATAAGAGTATCGGCACCCATAAAGATGTTCGGGATGACATCAAAGAGTGTCTTGAAGCCAGCGAACTAATAGAAGAGAACGGCTGCATAAGGTACCGCTTCACGTCACGCTTCGAAGTCTATGAggtgaagaaaaaagaagggtCGACGACGCAGTTAGTAGCAGAGCCGGAGCTCATTAAAACGCTCGACGATATGGTTCTGTTCTTGGGTCACAACGAGTCTTTGCTGCTTTCGACTCCGTGA
- the LOC116192978 gene encoding uncharacterized protein LOC116192978 → MNSRFHVPYNERCCSSHGWLIFTEETLALTLFNPLSGATIHLPPVSKVPTKEELGEYGFYDHEYEVQKVVLSADPSIAPDNYEVLAIYEDGRLALFKCGWSTWIHVEWDGLLIREVTYFNGKFYAANALSLMCLDVCSNKLESNSVSVTLRCLAERPLNSACSGMTYLVATPYGHLLWIYRIHTYKSIGTPKDVRDDIKECLEVSDQIDENGCIRYRITTRFELYEVKKKEGSTMQLVAEPEPIKTLDDMVLFLGHNESVLVSTRDFPEYKANCIYYVDDCLYWPIGAPYQPFGATDMGVFDLESQCCKPFDFVGFGKGLMPPPVWVLPKANFEIPLSN, encoded by the coding sequence ATGAACTCCCGATTTCACGTTCCTTATAATGAGCGGTGTTGTAGTTCACATGGATGGTTGATCTTCACCGAGGAGACCTTGGCTTTAACACTATTCAATCCTTTATCTGGAGCAACCATCCATCTCCCTCCGGTGAGTAAGGTTCCGACTAAAGAAGAACTTGGGGAATACGGGTTTTACGACCACGAATATGAAGTCCAAAAAGTTGTGTTGTCTGCTGATCCTTCTATTGCTCCGGACAACTATGAGGTTCTTGCCATTTACGAAGACGGAAGGCTTGCCTTGTTTAAGTGCGGATGGAGCACATGGATTCATGTCGAATGGGATGGACTCCTAATCAGAGAAGTAACCTATTTCAATGGAAAGTTTTATGCAGCTAACGCCTTATCATTGATGTGCCTCGATGTGTGCAGTAACAAACTCGAATCTAACTCCGTCTCTGTTACTCTGAGATGCCTCGCTGAACGGCCACTTAATAGTGCTTGTTCTGGCATGACATACCTTGTTGCGACACCTTACGGACATCTCCTCTGGATTTACAGGATTCATACATATAAGAGTATCGGCACCCCTAAAGATGTTCGGGATGACATCAAAGAGTGTCTTGAAGTCAGCGACCAAATAGATGAGAACGGCTGCATAAGGTACCGCATCACGACGCGCTTCGAACTCTATGAggtgaagaagaaagaagggtcGACGATGCAGTTAGTAGCAGAGCCAGAGCCCATTAAAACGCTTGACGACATGGTTCTGTTCTTGGGTCACAACGAGTCGGTGCTGGTTTCAACTCGTGATTTCCCCGAGTACAAAGCAAACTGCATCTACTACGTAGATGATTGTCTTTACTGGCCAATTGGAGCTCCTTATCAACCTTTTGGAGCGACTGACATGGGTGTCTTCGATCTCGAGAGTCAGTGCTGTAAGCCGTTTGATTTCGTCGGCTTTGGAAAGGGACTCATGCCACCGCCTGTATGGGTCCTCCCAAAGGCGAACTTTGAAATACCACTTTCTAATTAA
- the LOC116192486 gene encoding uncharacterized protein LOC116192486 isoform X2, whose product MKCIGCKYTPSAVLGKECSTIEQSANNWASLPRDLLLSILGRLVPEVSDYIHFASVCKDWFSAARDHQALTHKRPFFPVLLIPAKDNSPTHRGWYNAVENRIVTDSRFRVPYNKRCCSSHGWLIFTEETLALTLFNPLSGATIHLPPVSKVPTKEELGEHRFYDHEYQVQKVVLSADPSMAPGNYEVLAIYEDGRLALFKCGWSTWIHVEWDGLLIREVTYFNGKFYAANVFSLMCLDVCSNKLESNSVSVTLRWPAERPLDSAWPGMTYLVGTPYGHLLWINRIHTYKSIGTHKDVRDDIKECLEASELIEENGCIRYRFTSRFEVYEVKKKEGSTTQLVAEPELIKTLDDMVLFLGHNESLLLSTP is encoded by the exons ATGAAGTGTATCGGTTGCAAATACACGCCTTCTGCTGTGCTCGGCAAGGAATGTTCGACGATAGAGCAGTCGGCGAACAATTGGGCATCGCTGCCGAGAGACCTCTTGCTCTCCATACTGGGAAGACTAGTGCCGGAAGTTTCCGATTATATACACTTTGCTTCTGTATGCAAGGACTGGTTCTCAGCCGCACGCGATCATCAGGCCCTAACTCACAAAAGGCCGTTCTTCCCTGTCCTTCTTATTCCGGCAAAGGACAACAGCCCGACACATCGAG GTTGGTACAATGCGGTCGAGAACAGGATAGTGACGGACTCCCGATTTCGTGTTCCTTATAATAAGAGGTGTTGTAGTTCACATGGATGGTTGATCTTCACCGAGGAGACCTTGGCTTTAACACTCTTTAATCCTTTATCTGGAGCAACCATCCATCTCCCTCCGGTGAGTAAGGTTCCGACTAAAGAAGAACTTGGGGAACACAGGTTTTACGACCACGAATATCAAGTCCAAAAAGTTGTGTTGTCTGCTGATCCTTCTATGGCTCCGGGCAACTATGAGGTTCTTGCCATTTACGAAGACGGAAGGCTGGCCTTGTTTAAGTGCGGATGGAGCACATGGATTCATGTCGAATGGGATGGACTCCTAATCAGAGAAGTAACCTATTTCAACGGAAAGTTTTATGCTGCTAACGTCTTTTCATTGATGTGCCTCGATGTGTGCAGTAACAAACTCGAATCTAACTCCGTCTCTGTTACTCTGAGATGGCCAGCCGAACGGCCACTTGATAGTGCTTGGCCTGGCATGACATACCTTGTTGGGACACCTTACGGACATCTCCTCTGGATTAACAGGATTCATACATATAAGAGTATCGGCACCCATAAAGATGTTCGGGATGACATCAAAGAGTGTCTTGAAGCCAGCGAACTAATAGAAGAGAACGGCTGCATAAGGTACCGCTTCACGTCACGCTTCGAAGTCTATGAggtgaagaaaaaagaagggtCGACGACGCAGTTAGTAGCAGAGCCGGAGCTCATTAAAACGCTCGACGATATGGTTCTGTTCTTGGGTCACAACGAGTCTTTGCTGCTTTCGACTCCGTGA